The Cynocephalus volans isolate mCynVol1 chromosome 2, mCynVol1.pri, whole genome shotgun sequence genome window below encodes:
- the ZNF239 gene encoding zinc finger protein 239: MKILWRIFKEKGLQDLLHELSCWLILEEMASVITGSQDYTVNLQGEVYRDPELDLSSCQKWGESSHISRNKNIVVTLQSDDFKNNGSENYLSLKVPSQVMTQDSSVTFCKNEPQDPQESKGLFVTREGTERKVISGGSPLIDHCSDNLQVKLVSDVTELVSPVLSGKATCQNGQSKESLDPFDCNCKDVYGWKSRLVTCSHRRAQTEEKLCNHNDCGKMCNTSPDVHPYENIHTAEKLYKCDRCGKDFSQSSELQLHQRDHTEEKPYRCEQCGKGFTRSSSLLIHQAVHMDEKPYKCDKCGKGFTRSSSLLIHHAVHTGEKPYKCDKCGKGFSQSSKLHIHQRVHTGEKPYECGECGMSFSQRSNLHIHQRVHTGERPYKCGECGKGFSQSSNLHIHRCIHTGEKPYQCYECGKGFSQSSDLRIHLRVHTGEKPYHCGKCGKGFSQSSKLLIHQRVHTGEKPYECSKCGKGFSQSSNLHIHQRVHRKDPH, translated from the coding sequence ATGAAAATTCTGTGGAGAATCTTCAAAGAGAAAGGACTTCAAGATCTCTTACATGAGCTTTCCTGCTGGCTAATTTTGGAAGAGATGGCCAGTGTAATAACTGGGAGTCAGGATTATACTGTGAACCTTCAAGGGGAAGTGTATAGAGACCCTGAACTAGATCTTTCCTCTTGTCAAAAGTGGGGAGAATCATCTCATATTTCCAGAAACAAGAACATTGTGGTGACTCTTCAAAGTGATGATTTCAAAAATAATGGAAGTGAAAACTACTTGTCTTTGAAAGTCCCAAGCCAAGTGATGACACAAGACTCTTCAGTGACGTTCTGTAAGAATGAGCCTCAGGATCCTCAGGAAAGCAAAGGTCTCTTTGTAACTAGAGAAGGAACTGAGAGAAAAGTGATAAGTGGGGGAAGTCCTCTCATAGACCATTGTTCAGACAACCTTCAGGTTAAACTTGTGTCTGATGTAACGGAACTGGTCTCGCCAGTGCTCAGTGGCAAGGCAACTTGCCAGAATGGCCAGTCAAAAGAATCGTTGGATCCCTTTGACTGTAACTGCAAAGACGTTTATGGATGGAAATCACGGTTGGTCACTTGTAGTCATCGGAGAGCTCAGACAGAGGAGAAACTCTGTAACCATAATGACTGTGGGAAAATGTGTAATACCAGCCCAGATGTTCATCCATATGAGAATATCCACACTGCAGAGAAACTATACAAATGTGATCGGTGTGGTAAGGACTTCAGTCAAAGCTCAGAACTACAACTTCATCAGAGAGACCACACAGAAGAGAAACCCTACAGATGTGAGCAGTGTGGGAAGGGCTTCACGAGGAGCTCGAGTCTGCTCATCCATCAAGCAGTTCACATGGATGAGAAACCATATAAGTGTGACAAGTGTGGGAAGGGCTTCACCAGGAGCTCAAGTCTGCTCATTCATCATGCCGTTCACACAGGCGAGAAACCTTATAAATGTGACAAGTGTGGAAAAGGCTTTAGTCAGAGCTCCAAACTGCACATCCATCAGCGAgtccacactggagagaagccctatgagtGTGGGGAGTGCGGTATGAGCTTCAGTCAGCGCTCAAATCTACACATCCACCAGCGAGTCCACACAGGAGAAAGGCCCTATAAGTGTGGAGAGTGCGGGAAGGGCTTCAGTCAGAGCTCGAACCTTCACATTCACCGGTGCatccacacaggagagaagccttaCCAATGCTATGAGTGTGGGAAGGGCTTCAGCCAGAGCTCGGATCTTCGCATCCATCTCCGAgtccacactggagagaagccctatcaCTGTGGCAAGTGTGGGAAGGGATTTAGCCAGAGTTCCAAACTCCTTATCCACCAGAGAGTGCATactggggagaagccctatgagtGCAGCAAATGTGGAAAGGGCTTCAGCCAGAGCTCCAACCTTCATATCCACCAGCGGGTTCACAGGAAAGATCCCCATTAA